From Corynebacterium sp. BD556, the proteins below share one genomic window:
- the mshC gene encoding cysteine--1-D-myo-inosityl 2-amino-2-deoxy-alpha-D-glucopyranoside ligase translates to MRSWPSPSIPEVAGEPVELRLFDTADGIIKPVDVSGDEVGMYVCGITPYDSTHLGHAATYLAFDLVYRQLLANGHDVHYVQNITDVDDPLFERAERDGVDWRDLGREQINLFRSDMETLSVIPPRDYIGAVESVEEVVEMVGRLLEVGAAYRVDQGDIYASIVATEQFGYESNLNRAAMEEFFAQRGGDPERFGKRDSLDALLWRGEREGEPSWESPFGPGRPGWHVECSAIATNRLGSTFSIQGGGSDLAFPHHEFSAAHAEAAYGTRRMANHYVHAGMIGLEGTKMSKSLGNLVFVHKLTEAGHDPSAIRLAVFSGHYRADRDFSGALVATAHNRLARWREAAARKVSRDEARGVVDKLRAALAEDLDTPQALSILDEVRGDHDGIVAAAVEGLLGVRLRVV, encoded by the coding sequence ATGCGTTCATGGCCGAGTCCTTCCATACCTGAAGTTGCGGGTGAGCCTGTCGAATTGCGGCTTTTCGACACCGCTGATGGAATCATCAAACCCGTTGATGTATCCGGTGACGAGGTGGGCATGTATGTCTGCGGTATTACACCTTATGATTCGACCCACCTCGGCCACGCAGCGACGTATTTGGCTTTTGACCTGGTTTACCGCCAATTACTCGCCAATGGTCACGATGTGCATTACGTGCAAAACATTACCGACGTAGACGACCCTCTTTTCGAGCGCGCCGAGCGCGACGGAGTGGATTGGCGCGATCTGGGCCGAGAGCAGATCAACCTGTTTCGCTCGGACATGGAGACGTTGTCGGTGATTCCGCCGCGCGACTATATCGGAGCAGTAGAAAGCGTCGAGGAGGTCGTAGAGATGGTGGGAAGGCTTTTGGAGGTTGGTGCTGCCTACCGTGTTGACCAGGGCGATATCTACGCTTCAATTGTGGCGACGGAGCAGTTCGGTTACGAGTCGAATTTGAACAGGGCCGCTATGGAGGAGTTTTTCGCTCAGCGCGGCGGGGACCCCGAGCGTTTCGGCAAACGCGACAGCCTTGACGCTTTGTTGTGGCGCGGAGAGCGTGAGGGCGAGCCGTCTTGGGAGTCTCCGTTTGGTCCCGGCCGGCCCGGCTGGCACGTTGAGTGTTCAGCAATTGCCACCAACCGTTTGGGCAGCACTTTTTCGATCCAGGGCGGAGGTTCCGACCTTGCGTTTCCGCACCACGAGTTCTCCGCCGCACATGCCGAGGCAGCTTATGGCACGAGGCGTATGGCAAATCATTACGTCCATGCCGGGATGATCGGCCTGGAGGGCACGAAGATGTCTAAGTCGCTGGGCAATTTGGTCTTTGTGCACAAGCTCACTGAGGCCGGCCACGATCCGAGCGCCATTCGCTTGGCTGTTTTTTCGGGTCATTACCGCGCCGACCGCGATTTTTCCGGCGCGCTTGTCGCCACTGCGCACAATCGTCTGGCTCGGTGGCGTGAGGCGGCGGCGCGGAAGGTGTCGCGGGATGAGGCGAGGGGAGTCGTCGATAAGCTTCGCGCGGCACTTGCAGAAGATCTTGACACCCCTCAAGCCTTGTCCATCCTGGACGAGGTCCGCGGTGACCACGACGGAATTGTCGCTGCTGCCGTCGAGGGCCTTTTGGGCGTGCGGCTTCGCGTGGTTTAG
- the hisG gene encoding ATP phosphoribosyltransferase → MIKIAVPNKGSLSDKAMEVLKEAGYKSRGMHKALNVADEDNGVEFFYLRPKDIAIYVAQGHLDLGITGRDLALDSRADVEEVLQLGFGRSTFRFAAPAGESWTVKDLQGKRIATSYPHLVVDYLAKLGIEPAQVIRLDGAVEIAIKLGVADVIADVVSTGATLRQQGLAPFGDPMTTSEAVVIKRKGLELVEHHRVVLKRIQGILNAQNYLMIDYNIARVSLAEASALTPGITGPTVSPLSREGWVAVRAMVPQAEANNVMDALAAIGAEGILATQVRIARL, encoded by the coding sequence ATGATCAAGATTGCCGTACCCAACAAGGGATCGCTGTCAGACAAGGCGATGGAGGTGCTCAAGGAGGCGGGCTATAAGTCCCGTGGGATGCACAAAGCCCTGAATGTTGCCGACGAAGACAACGGTGTCGAGTTTTTTTACCTGCGCCCGAAAGATATTGCCATCTATGTTGCCCAGGGCCACCTAGACCTGGGTATCACAGGCCGCGACTTAGCGCTGGACTCCCGGGCGGATGTGGAGGAGGTTCTCCAACTAGGCTTCGGGCGCTCCACTTTCCGCTTCGCCGCGCCCGCAGGAGAGAGCTGGACGGTCAAAGACCTTCAAGGCAAGCGCATTGCTACCTCCTACCCGCACCTAGTGGTGGATTATTTAGCAAAGCTCGGCATTGAACCTGCGCAGGTGATTCGCTTGGACGGGGCGGTAGAGATCGCCATTAAGCTCGGGGTGGCCGATGTCATTGCCGATGTCGTCTCTACAGGTGCCACGTTGCGCCAACAAGGCCTTGCGCCCTTCGGCGATCCGATGACCACCAGTGAGGCAGTGGTGATTAAGCGTAAAGGTTTGGAGCTAGTGGAGCATCACCGCGTTGTGCTCAAACGCATTCAAGGTATTCTCAACGCGCAAAACTACCTCATGATCGATTACAACATTGCCCGTGTCAGTCTCGCGGAGGCTTCGGCACTTACCCCCGGTATCACCGGGCCGACGGTTTCCCCGTTGTCACGTGAGGGATGGGTCGCGGTTCGCGCCATGGTGCCGCAGGCCGAGGCGAATAATGTGATGGATGCGCTGGCAGCGATAGGTGCGGAGGGCATTTTGGCAACGCAGGTGCGGATCGCTCGCCTCTGA
- a CDS encoding undecaprenyl-diphosphate phosphatase, whose product MSVAEPMSWVQVIVLSVVQGLTEFLPVSSSGHLRIVSQFLWGADAGASFTAVIQLGTELAVLIFFAKDIWRFFTGWLVGLVDKDKRGFDYRMGWMVIVGTIPVGILGFLLKDLIRQNFRNLWITAAVLIVFSLVFILAERKGTKTRGFAELTMKDAVIMGLWQCLALIPGVSRSGGTISGGLFLNLDREVATRFSFLLAIPAVLASGLFSLPDAFAPQAGQAATGLQLIVGSAIAFAVGYVSIAWLLKFVSNHSFAWFAAYRIPLGLVVMVLLGTGVMAAG is encoded by the coding sequence ATGAGCGTTGCGGAACCTATGAGCTGGGTGCAGGTAATCGTCCTTTCGGTTGTGCAGGGACTGACGGAGTTTCTCCCAGTGTCTTCCTCTGGGCACCTGCGCATCGTTTCGCAGTTTTTGTGGGGCGCGGATGCGGGCGCAAGTTTCACAGCCGTGATTCAGCTCGGCACTGAGCTTGCGGTGCTGATCTTTTTTGCCAAGGACATTTGGAGGTTTTTCACCGGGTGGTTAGTCGGCCTTGTGGACAAGGACAAGCGCGGCTTCGATTACCGGATGGGGTGGATGGTCATTGTCGGCACGATCCCTGTCGGTATTCTTGGCTTTTTGCTCAAGGACTTGATTCGCCAGAACTTCCGCAACCTATGGATCACGGCCGCGGTGTTGATCGTGTTTTCTTTGGTCTTTATTCTTGCTGAGCGCAAGGGCACCAAAACGCGCGGCTTTGCGGAACTGACCATGAAAGACGCTGTCATTATGGGGCTGTGGCAATGTCTTGCATTGATCCCTGGCGTGTCGCGTTCTGGCGGGACGATCTCCGGTGGGCTGTTTCTCAACCTTGACCGTGAGGTGGCGACTCGCTTCAGTTTCCTGCTGGCCATCCCCGCAGTGTTGGCGTCGGGGCTGTTTTCGCTTCCCGACGCCTTCGCGCCCCAGGCGGGCCAGGCCGCGACCGGCTTGCAGCTTATCGTCGGCAGCGCGATCGCTTTCGCCGTGGGATACGTGTCCATCGCGTGGCTTTTGAAGTTTGTGTCCAACCACTCCTTTGCGTGGTTTGCCGCATACCGCATCCCGTTGGGCCTCGTCGTGATGGTTTTGTTGGGCACCGGAGTGATGGCGGCAGGTTAG
- the aspA gene encoding aspartate ammonia-lyase — protein MSTRTEVDLLGTMEVPADKYYGIHTLRAVDNFAISGSTINELPDFIRGMAQVKKATAMANRRLHTLPKAKAEAIMWACDQIIEEGRCLDQFPIDMFQGGAGTSVNMNTNEVIANLALEHIGKEKGSYDVINPNDDVNMSQSTNDAYPTGFRLGVYYSVQGLLTELDALQKSFRAKGDEFADIIKMGRTQLQDAVPMTLGQEFTAFGANLAEEQRTIRSAADALLEVNLGATAIGTGINTPSGYRDQVVSALREVTGLDIQASPDLIEATSDTGGYVMMHSALKRAAMKLSKICNDLRLLSSGPRAGLGEINLPERQAGSSIMPAKVNPVIPEVVNQACFKVMGNDVSVSMASEAGQLQLNVMEPVIAECLFSSIKLLRNAAQTLREKCVTGITANPEVCEAYVTSSIGIITYLNPYIGHHNGDVIGKEAAATGRSVRDLVLEKGLMSEEDLDRAFSKENLMHPEFRGKLYIDEDDK, from the coding sequence ATGAGTACACGCACCGAAGTAGACCTGCTTGGCACCATGGAAGTCCCCGCGGACAAGTATTACGGTATCCACACCCTGCGCGCCGTGGACAATTTTGCGATCTCCGGCTCGACTATTAACGAACTGCCCGATTTCATCCGTGGCATGGCGCAGGTGAAGAAAGCCACTGCTATGGCGAACCGTCGTTTGCATACTCTTCCTAAGGCGAAGGCTGAGGCCATCATGTGGGCCTGCGACCAGATCATCGAGGAGGGCCGTTGCCTCGATCAATTCCCGATTGATATGTTCCAGGGCGGCGCTGGAACTTCGGTGAACATGAACACCAACGAAGTCATCGCTAATCTGGCGCTTGAACACATAGGTAAGGAAAAGGGCTCCTACGACGTCATTAACCCGAACGACGACGTCAACATGTCCCAGTCGACCAATGATGCATACCCGACCGGTTTCCGCCTCGGTGTCTATTACTCAGTGCAGGGCCTTCTTACCGAACTCGACGCGCTGCAGAAATCTTTCCGCGCCAAGGGCGACGAGTTCGCGGACATTATTAAGATGGGACGAACCCAACTCCAAGACGCCGTCCCGATGACCCTGGGCCAAGAGTTCACTGCATTCGGCGCGAACTTGGCGGAGGAACAACGCACCATCCGCTCCGCGGCGGATGCCCTCCTTGAGGTAAACCTTGGTGCGACCGCCATCGGCACTGGAATCAATACTCCATCCGGCTACCGTGACCAGGTTGTTTCGGCCCTGCGGGAGGTCACCGGGTTGGACATTCAGGCATCTCCGGATTTGATTGAGGCGACCTCCGATACTGGTGGTTACGTGATGATGCATTCCGCCCTGAAGCGTGCTGCGATGAAGCTGTCGAAGATTTGCAACGATCTGCGTTTGCTTTCTTCTGGTCCGCGCGCTGGTCTGGGTGAAATCAACTTGCCGGAGCGCCAGGCAGGTTCCTCAATCATGCCGGCAAAGGTTAACCCTGTGATCCCAGAGGTTGTCAACCAGGCCTGTTTCAAGGTCATGGGCAACGACGTTAGTGTGTCCATGGCTTCCGAGGCTGGCCAGCTCCAGCTCAACGTCATGGAGCCGGTCATCGCCGAATGTTTGTTTAGCTCCATCAAGCTTTTGCGTAACGCTGCGCAGACATTGCGCGAGAAGTGTGTCACCGGCATTACTGCTAACCCGGAGGTGTGCGAAGCCTACGTGACCAGCTCCATCGGCATTATCACCTACCTTAATCCCTATATCGGCCACCACAACGGTGATGTGATTGGCAAGGAGGCTGCAGCGACGGGTCGCAGTGTCCGCGATTTGGTGCTGGAGAAGGGTTTGATGAGTGAGGAAGATCTCGATCGAGCCTTTAGCAAGGAAAACCTCATGCACCCGGAGTTTCGCGGCAAGCTCTATATCGACGAAGACGACAAGTAG
- a CDS encoding anaerobic C4-dicarboxylate transporter has protein sequence MLFALQLIILLGAIVLGARMGSIAIGFAGGLGVLLLGLTGMTVSAEAIPFDVIGIIMCVITAIAAMQLAGGMDYLVHVAERFLRRNPKQITLFAPIVTWLMTVLAGTGHTAFSTLPVIVEVAKEGEVRPSRPLSVAVIASQMAIVASPISAAVVFMASVLEPLGVGYLQLLGVMIPATFLAIFPTAFIANRMGVPLLDDPIYQERLEKGLVARPAPAAQYVAPKGAKASVAIFAAAIVVVMVYATLISEQIGLIPDPTIPRNEAIMAIMLAAAAVIVLATGNNSAQVLNTQVFRSGMSASVCVLGVAWLGTTFINHYIEQIKALSGDVLNAAPWLLAVVLFFAASLLYSQAATAKALMPAAIAIGVSPLTALAAFPAVSALFVLPTYPTLLAAVEMDDTGSTRIGKYVFDHPFLIPGVVCIALSVILSYAIGAVVL, from the coding sequence ATGCTGTTTGCACTCCAGCTCATCATCTTGTTGGGCGCCATCGTTCTTGGTGCCCGCATGGGCTCCATCGCCATCGGATTCGCTGGTGGCCTTGGAGTCCTTCTTCTTGGTCTGACAGGGATGACGGTTAGCGCCGAAGCCATCCCCTTCGATGTCATTGGCATCATCATGTGTGTCATCACCGCGATCGCCGCCATGCAGCTTGCCGGTGGCATGGACTACCTTGTCCACGTCGCGGAGCGTTTCCTAAGACGCAATCCGAAGCAGATCACCCTTTTCGCCCCGATTGTCACTTGGCTGATGACGGTCCTCGCCGGCACCGGCCACACTGCTTTTTCCACGTTGCCGGTCATCGTGGAAGTGGCTAAGGAAGGCGAGGTGCGCCCGTCGCGTCCCTTGTCGGTGGCTGTGATCGCCTCGCAAATGGCTATCGTGGCCTCCCCGATTTCGGCCGCTGTGGTGTTCATGGCGAGCGTCTTGGAGCCTTTGGGGGTTGGCTACCTGCAATTGCTCGGCGTCATGATTCCAGCGACGTTTTTGGCTATCTTTCCCACGGCGTTCATTGCCAACCGGATGGGTGTCCCGCTTCTCGACGACCCCATCTACCAGGAGCGCCTAGAAAAGGGTCTGGTGGCGCGTCCAGCGCCAGCCGCGCAATACGTAGCCCCGAAGGGCGCGAAGGCTTCCGTCGCAATTTTCGCCGCCGCCATCGTTGTTGTCATGGTTTACGCAACCCTTATTTCCGAACAGATCGGATTGATCCCAGATCCGACGATCCCGCGCAACGAGGCGATCATGGCCATCATGCTTGCGGCCGCCGCGGTGATTGTTCTAGCCACGGGCAACAATTCCGCCCAGGTGCTCAACACCCAGGTGTTTCGCTCAGGCATGTCCGCCTCCGTCTGTGTGCTGGGCGTGGCCTGGCTTGGCACGACCTTCATCAACCATTACATTGAGCAGATCAAGGCTCTGTCGGGAGATGTTCTCAACGCGGCGCCGTGGCTTTTGGCTGTGGTACTTTTCTTCGCCGCTTCGCTGCTGTATTCGCAGGCAGCCACTGCGAAAGCCCTTATGCCCGCTGCCATCGCCATCGGTGTCAGCCCCTTGACTGCATTAGCGGCCTTCCCGGCCGTCTCTGCACTGTTTGTCCTTCCGACCTACCCGACTCTTTTGGCCGCGGTGGAAATGGATGACACGGGCTCGACACGCATCGGTAAATATGTCTTCGATCATCCCTTCCTTATCCCCGGTGTAGTGTGCATTGCTCTGTCTGTGATCCTGTCCTACGCGATCGGAGCCGTTGTACTCTAG
- a CDS encoding quinone-dependent dihydroorotate dehydrogenase, with translation MRPYDVALKAMFLLPPERIHGIIAAGLRVLHTTRPIARVMEKCVAVNDPVLAQDLFGVRFPAPLGLAAGFDKNANAVDAWAALGFGYAELGTVTPRPQPGNPAPRLFRLPADKAILNRMGFNNDGALAVAGNLRSRRSSNVIGINIGKNKTAADAVADYRAGATLLGPLADYLVVNVSSPNTPGLRDLQAVEELRPILAVVKESTTTPVLVKIAPDLSDEDIDAVADLAVELKLDGIVATNTTISREGLSTDSAEVEKMGAGGISGAPLAQRSLEVLRRLNRRVGDNLVLISVGGITTPEQAWERITAGASLLQGYTPFIYGGPGWIRSIHKAVAAQVKAHGLTSVRQAVGSGLSWRSDAV, from the coding sequence ATGCGCCCCTACGATGTTGCACTCAAAGCAATGTTTCTACTCCCGCCCGAGCGCATCCATGGCATCATCGCAGCAGGCCTGCGCGTGCTGCACACCACGCGACCGATTGCCCGCGTGATGGAGAAATGCGTGGCGGTCAACGACCCCGTGCTTGCCCAGGATCTTTTCGGTGTGCGATTCCCCGCCCCTTTGGGTCTTGCCGCGGGCTTTGATAAAAACGCCAACGCCGTCGACGCCTGGGCAGCATTAGGTTTCGGCTACGCCGAACTAGGCACTGTGACCCCGCGCCCCCAGCCGGGAAACCCAGCACCAAGATTATTTCGCCTCCCAGCCGACAAAGCAATCCTCAACCGCATGGGCTTTAACAACGACGGCGCGTTGGCGGTGGCAGGCAACCTGCGCAGCAGACGTTCATCGAACGTGATAGGCATCAACATCGGCAAAAACAAAACCGCCGCGGACGCCGTCGCCGACTACCGCGCAGGAGCAACCCTCCTCGGCCCGCTTGCGGACTACCTCGTGGTCAACGTCTCCTCCCCTAACACCCCCGGACTGCGCGACCTACAGGCAGTAGAGGAGCTGCGCCCCATCCTTGCCGTCGTCAAGGAATCCACCACGACACCGGTGTTGGTCAAGATTGCACCTGACTTAAGCGACGAAGACATCGACGCTGTCGCGGACCTTGCTGTCGAACTTAAACTCGACGGCATCGTGGCAACCAACACCACAATCTCACGAGAAGGTTTGTCCACTGATTCGGCTGAGGTGGAGAAGATGGGCGCAGGCGGAATTTCGGGTGCCCCGTTGGCGCAACGCTCCCTTGAGGTATTGCGGCGGTTGAACCGACGCGTTGGCGACAACTTGGTTCTCATTAGCGTCGGCGGCATCACCACACCTGAGCAAGCATGGGAGCGCATCACCGCCGGCGCTAGCCTGCTGCAGGGCTACACCCCCTTCATCTACGGTGGGCCAGGTTGGATTCGCAGCATCCACAAGGCGGTGGCCGCGCAGGTGAAGGCCCACGGTTTAACGTCAGTGCGTCAAGCCGTGGGAAGCGGGCTTAGCTGGCGAAGCGACGCAGTATAA
- a CDS encoding phosphoribosyl-ATP diphosphatase, with translation MKTFEDLFAELTRKAHERPEGSATVEALDKGEHFIGKKIIEEAGEVWMASEYQSDDHLAEEISQLLYWTQVMMIKRGLSVDDIYKYL, from the coding sequence GTGAAAACCTTCGAGGATCTTTTTGCCGAATTAACCCGCAAAGCCCATGAGCGACCGGAGGGCTCCGCTACCGTGGAAGCTTTGGACAAGGGGGAGCATTTCATTGGTAAGAAGATCATCGAGGAAGCTGGCGAGGTGTGGATGGCCTCCGAGTACCAGTCGGATGATCACTTGGCTGAGGAGATCAGCCAGCTTCTCTACTGGACGCAGGTGATGATGATTAAGCGTGGCCTGAGCGTCGACGACATCTACAAGTACCTTTAG
- a CDS encoding HAD family hydrolase — translation MPAAVLWDMDGTLVDSEPLWGVATYELAEKLGRPLTPELRERTVGGSFANTLSICAAHAGYKLKDGDYERFRNWMYKRMAELFSGRLKPNPGIYGLLSSLRGAGVPMMVVTNTERELADVSIAAVGSDFFVGSIAGDEVAPKPAPDGYLEAARRVGARPQDCLVFEDSWAGMSAAAAAGCHVLGLSDEVPEGVRSFDPSLFLGADHLHVSRWFVDLMR, via the coding sequence ATGCCAGCGGCCGTTTTGTGGGACATGGACGGCACGCTGGTTGATTCAGAGCCGTTGTGGGGTGTGGCCACCTACGAGTTGGCGGAAAAACTCGGCCGACCACTGACACCTGAGCTGCGCGAGCGAACCGTTGGTGGCAGCTTCGCCAACACCTTAAGTATTTGCGCCGCTCATGCTGGCTATAAGCTCAAAGACGGGGACTACGAACGTTTCCGGAATTGGATGTATAAACGCATGGCTGAGTTGTTTTCGGGCCGACTCAAGCCGAACCCAGGTATTTATGGCCTGCTTTCTTCACTGCGAGGCGCGGGCGTGCCCATGATGGTGGTGACCAACACGGAGCGCGAGCTTGCCGACGTTTCCATCGCCGCTGTCGGCTCCGATTTCTTTGTGGGTTCTATCGCCGGAGACGAGGTTGCTCCGAAACCCGCCCCGGATGGTTACCTCGAAGCAGCCCGCAGAGTGGGGGCGCGGCCGCAGGATTGTTTGGTCTTTGAGGATTCGTGGGCGGGCATGAGCGCTGCGGCTGCCGCAGGATGTCACGTGCTGGGCTTGAGCGATGAGGTGCCCGAAGGTGTGCGCAGTTTCGACCCGTCTCTTTTCCTTGGGGCTGATCACTTGCATGTCAGCCGTTGGTTTGTCGACCTCATGCGTTAA